In Primulina eburnea isolate SZY01 chromosome 3, ASM2296580v1, whole genome shotgun sequence, one DNA window encodes the following:
- the LOC140827930 gene encoding heavy metal-associated isoprenylated plant protein 32-like, with protein MSKEEFLKIQTCVLKVNIHCDGCKQKVKKILQKIDGVYTINMASEQGKVTVSGDVDPDILIKKLTKNGKHAELWGASNANNNLQSQLNDQLKALQIEQAKCRNIKGQSQKGGNNQLKGGPPVGQLQQLRQMKGFQDLKTPPQFMNDLKMPLNKEQNQKSVRFNLPEDEDLSDDDDEDEEDDEELDDDGIEDAPLNKMKPMIGNGQGGPQIPKMLMSNMTGGNIGGNGGGIAKGGGGVGNIPVPMNVGSGGRNGDNKGYNGNNHVNDQHQGGGKGGKNGGGQPRRSKNGGAGGSVEVGGGGQSMISGAGSGGSGGGVANGNNITENVAKKGVGMPNMMGMNPGGSLPVGPTGQINNLAAVQSLPTSAMNTSGGGGHFQGGPLPEHLARNPYYQQQLAAMMMNQQQANGNERFQPMMYTRPPPAVNYMPPPYPPYPYPYAYPYAYAMYNDENTSSCSVM; from the exons ATGAGTAAAGAAGAGTTCTTGAAGATCCAG ACTTGTGTACTTAAAGTCAATATACACTGTGATGGTTGTAAGCAAAAAGTGAAGAAAATCCTGCAGAAGATTGATG GGGTGTACACCATAAACATGGCTTCAGAGCAGGGGAAGGTAACAGTATCTGGAGATGTTGATCCAGACATACTGATCAAGAAGCTTACCAAGAATGGGAAACATGCAGAATTATGGGGTGCGTCGAATGCAAACAATAATCTTCAAAGCCAGCTTAATGATCAGCTGAaggcattgcaaattgagcaaGCAAAATGTCGCAACATCAAAGGGCAGAGTCAGAAAGGTGGCAACAACCAGCTAAAAGGTGGTCCTCCGGTGGGTCAACTTCAGCAGCTTCGACAGATGAAAGGCTTTCAAGATCTGAAAACGCCACCACAGTTTATGAATGATCTGAAAATGCCTCTTAACAAGGAGCAAAATCAGAAATCTGTCAGGTTTAACTTGCCTGAGGATGAAGATTTAAGTGATGATGACGATGAAGACGAAGAGGATGACGAGGAGTTGGATGATGATGGTATCGAGGATGCTCCGTTGAATAAGATGAAGCCGATGATCGGTAATGGCCAGGGTGGTCCACAGATCCCAAAAATGCTGATGAGTAACATGACGGGAGGAAATATCGGAGGAAATGGAGGTGGAATTGCCAAGGGTGGTGGCGGTGTAGGGAATATTCCTGTTCCGATGAACGTTGGCAGTGGCGGTAGAAATGGTGACAATAAAGGTTATAATGGAAACAACCATGTCAATGACCAACACCAAGGTGGTGGAAAGGGTGGGAAGAATGGTGGCGGCCAGCCTCGAAGAAGCAAAAATGGCGGTGCAGGGGGCAGCGTTGAGGTAGGTGGTGGTGGTCAGAGCATGATTAGTGGTGCTGGCTCTGGTGGCAGCGGTGGTGGTGTGGCCAACGGAAACAACATTACGGAAAATGTGGCCAAGAAAGGAGTTGGAATGCCAAATATGATGGGCATGAATCCTGGTGGCAGCCTCCCGGTAGGCCCGACAGGCCAAATCAACAATCTTGCAGCCGTTCAAAGCCTACCTACCTCGGCCATGAACACCAGCGGAGGCGGAGGGCACTTTCAAGGTGGCCCCCTACCCGAGCACCTAGCCCGAAACCCCTACTATCAGCAGCAACTAGCAGCTATGATGATGAACCAGCAACAGGCCAACGGTAACGAGAGGTTCCAGCCGATGATGTATACCCGGCCTCCACCAGCCGTAAACTACATGCCGCCTCCTTATCCACCATACCCGTACCCGTACGCGTACCCGTATGCTTACGCCATGTACAACGATGAAAATACCTCAAGCTGCAGCGTTATGTGA